A section of the Roseivirga sp. BDSF3-8 genome encodes:
- a CDS encoding ComEC/Rec2 family competence protein, with product MNAWSRFPFLRISLFFALGILLAEYYSVFRFDTAIWMAGIFAALSIFFFAIDRLRVVASALLLFSLIAFGYVRYQSSDIRREHLAAEHIRSSDHYLLVTAEREVVKGRYFRSEAHIVSAGSKGGWKSLSEKVLLYRAIAEDSTIHEAGTTVIVHGAPGTIPPAVHPAYFDYADYLRHQQIRYRFFVRQENYLITHSTDFSVQIQMAQLRARMVNRLVSRIESAEVRGVLAALVLGHRNELDRHTRDAYAAAGAMHVLAVSGLHVGILYGVLLAGMSFLLRFPYGRYIRLALILLFLVSYALLTGLSPSVTRAVIMFALLAVGQTLHRRAYVYNSLAVAAFISLMIDPHWLFAPGFQLSYLAVTGIVYLHPRIYRLWEPSTRIIDKIWSLCAVTLAAQVATLPLTWYYFGQFPIYFLFSNLLLIPLATLSLISGLLSLILSDIPLASQLLKPLSEGLIKSLNDLTALFQSLPAAQLSLPYLSVGDVVLMFLVFFTLTALLRTRHFRYIWQSSLLISAFILSITFRYYQHAGREVLVWYPAKEGVFVEAVKGYGSQKVTGTADSDLLAFQVEPMHRYFTTSASDTSLAKGTFATAWKWQGQKYLLLRGDYRKFNPVQALPLDVLAIDKLYKGRDSDGWAELNSRFRFREIILTNYVNEKDKKRLSDLADSLGVKVTFLKDSGLLIQ from the coding sequence ATGAATGCATGGTCCCGATTCCCTTTTCTGAGGATAAGCCTGTTTTTTGCCCTCGGCATTCTCCTGGCTGAGTACTATTCCGTGTTCAGGTTCGATACAGCCATCTGGATGGCTGGAATATTTGCCGCCTTATCCATTTTCTTTTTTGCTATTGACCGGCTGCGAGTCGTGGCTTCCGCTTTACTTCTTTTTAGCCTGATAGCCTTCGGGTACGTCCGTTATCAGTCCTCAGATATACGAAGGGAGCACCTAGCGGCAGAGCACATCAGATCTTCAGATCATTACCTGTTAGTCACAGCCGAAAGAGAGGTAGTAAAGGGAAGGTATTTTCGCAGTGAGGCCCATATAGTCAGCGCAGGAAGCAAGGGAGGCTGGAAAAGCCTCAGTGAGAAAGTATTGCTCTACAGGGCCATAGCAGAAGACTCAACAATACATGAGGCGGGCACCACAGTAATTGTACACGGGGCACCAGGAACCATACCTCCGGCCGTTCACCCCGCATACTTTGATTATGCTGATTATCTGCGCCACCAACAGATAAGGTATCGTTTCTTTGTCAGGCAGGAAAACTACCTTATTACCCATTCTACAGATTTTTCAGTCCAGATACAGATGGCACAACTCAGGGCCAGGATGGTAAACCGCCTTGTTAGCCGCATTGAATCCGCGGAAGTTCGCGGTGTGCTTGCCGCCCTTGTGCTTGGGCATCGAAATGAACTGGACCGCCACACCCGTGATGCCTATGCCGCCGCCGGAGCCATGCACGTGCTTGCAGTTTCAGGCCTGCACGTAGGTATTTTATATGGCGTGCTATTAGCCGGCATGTCCTTTTTACTCAGGTTCCCCTATGGCCGGTACATTCGCCTGGCACTTATACTCCTGTTTCTCGTGTCCTACGCCCTCCTTACCGGGTTAAGCCCCTCAGTTACCCGCGCCGTCATTATGTTCGCGCTACTCGCGGTGGGCCAAACACTCCACCGCAGAGCCTACGTCTATAATAGCCTGGCGGTAGCTGCATTTATCAGCCTTATGATTGATCCCCACTGGCTGTTTGCTCCCGGCTTTCAACTCAGCTACCTCGCTGTCACCGGCATAGTTTACCTCCATCCCCGCATATACCGCCTATGGGAACCTAGTACACGTATTATTGATAAAATATGGTCTCTTTGCGCTGTCACCCTGGCTGCCCAGGTGGCCACCCTGCCCCTCACATGGTACTACTTTGGTCAGTTTCCCATTTATTTTCTTTTCAGCAATCTCCTGCTCATACCCCTAGCCACCCTTAGTCTCATTTCCGGATTACTATCCCTGATACTCTCGGATATACCCCTTGCCAGCCAATTGCTTAAGCCCCTTTCTGAAGGTCTGATAAAATCCCTGAATGATCTCACTGCTCTATTTCAAAGCCTTCCGGCTGCCCAGCTGTCCCTGCCTTATCTCAGCGTAGGAGACGTTGTCCTCATGTTCCTGGTGTTTTTCACGCTTACAGCCCTCTTACGTACCAGACACTTTCGATATATATGGCAGAGTTCGCTACTTATAAGTGCCTTCATTCTTTCCATCACATTCAGGTATTATCAGCATGCCGGCAGAGAGGTCCTCGTGTGGTACCCTGCTAAAGAGGGAGTGTTTGTAGAAGCCGTCAAAGGGTACGGTAGCCAAAAAGTTACAGGTACCGCAGATTCCGATTTGCTTGCCTTTCAGGTTGAGCCAATGCACCGTTATTTCACTACATCTGCTTCAGATACTTCCCTGGCTAAGGGTACATTCGCAACAGCATGGAAGTGGCAGGGACAAAAATACCTGCTGTTGCGCGGCGATTACAGAAAGTTCAACCCCGTGCAGGCCTTGCCCCTTGATGTACTCGCCATTGATAAATTATACAAAGGCCGTGATTCCGATGGGTGGGCAGAGCTAAACAGCCGGTTCAGGTTCCGGGAAATTATTCTGACTAACTATGTGAACGAAAAGGATAAAAAACGTCTGAGTGATCTGGCCGATAGCCTGGGGGTTAAAGTGACCTTTTTAAAAGATTCCGGACTACTCATCCAATAA
- a CDS encoding ATP-dependent Clp protease adaptor ClpS: MSRHIFEEEFEELAILEEEVDTDDQRDLMVFNDDFNTFEHVINTLVKVCKHSLIQAEQCTHIIHYRGKCSVKKGSLPELKPLKEGICEAGINAEIV; the protein is encoded by the coding sequence ATGTCTCGCCATATTTTTGAAGAGGAGTTCGAGGAGTTAGCCATACTGGAGGAGGAAGTGGATACCGATGATCAGCGGGATCTGATGGTGTTCAATGACGACTTCAACACTTTCGAGCATGTAATTAATACGCTGGTCAAGGTGTGCAAACACTCCCTGATCCAGGCAGAACAATGTACTCATATTATCCACTATCGTGGCAAATGCTCGGTAAAGAAGGGTAGCCTTCCGGAGCTCAAACCATTGAAAGAGGGCATATGCGAAGCAGGTATAAACGCTGAAATAGTCTGA
- the recR gene encoding recombination mediator RecR produces MEFPSKLIEDAVNQIAKLPGIGKKTALRLALFLLKEDEVVTEGLTQALTDLRTKIKYCRQCHVIADDDLCQICRSPRRDKATVCVVQDSRDVMAIENTGQYQGLYHVLGGIISPLEGIGPGDIRIDSLMERICEEGSEVKEIILALSATMEGDTTAFYLSKKLKDQEVNISTIARGIPVGGELEYADEVTLGRSIITRTHYERS; encoded by the coding sequence ATGGAGTTCCCTTCCAAGCTCATAGAAGACGCTGTAAACCAGATAGCTAAACTGCCGGGTATAGGCAAAAAGACGGCGCTACGACTGGCTCTTTTCCTGCTCAAGGAGGATGAGGTGGTGACTGAGGGGCTCACACAGGCACTAACTGACCTGCGTACGAAAATCAAATACTGCAGGCAGTGTCATGTAATAGCTGACGATGACCTGTGCCAGATTTGCCGGAGTCCGCGGCGGGATAAGGCGACAGTATGTGTGGTGCAGGACTCCCGTGATGTAATGGCTATAGAAAATACTGGTCAGTACCAGGGGCTTTATCATGTGCTGGGGGGCATTATCTCCCCTCTGGAGGGCATAGGCCCGGGGGATATCCGCATAGACTCTCTCATGGAAAGAATCTGTGAAGAGGGCAGTGAGGTAAAAGAGATAATTCTGGCCCTGAGTGCAACTATGGAAGGTGATACGACTGCTTTTTACCTGAGCAAAAAATTAAAGGATCAGGAGGTTAATATCTCTACTATTGCCCGAGGCATACCTGTTGGGGGTGAGCTGGAGTATGCTGATGAGGTTACGCTGGGCCGCAGTATCATCACGCGTACGCACTATGAGCGTTCATAG
- a CDS encoding tol-pal system YbgF family protein produces MKNIAWLALIPQFCIFLLLAFAFNLAGVNDPGIYAFFTFLALSILLRLIPGEHRKAVSAYHKGAYREAIAHFEKSYAFFSRHAWLDRTRYISLLSASKMAYREMALLNIAYSHGQLGNLSEMRKYVERTVKEFPKSKPARGALALMDEHENEEGY; encoded by the coding sequence ATGAAAAATATAGCGTGGCTGGCGCTGATCCCACAGTTTTGTATTTTCCTGCTCCTTGCCTTTGCCTTTAACCTGGCAGGGGTAAATGACCCGGGTATATATGCCTTTTTCACTTTCCTGGCTTTATCTATTTTACTGAGACTGATCCCGGGAGAGCACCGCAAGGCGGTATCGGCTTATCATAAAGGGGCTTACCGGGAGGCGATAGCGCATTTTGAAAAGAGCTACGCTTTCTTTAGTCGCCACGCCTGGCTGGATCGCACGCGGTATATAAGCTTGCTGAGTGCTTCAAAAATGGCGTATCGTGAAATGGCGCTACTTAATATCGCCTACTCTCATGGCCAACTGGGTAACCTGTCTGAAATGCGCAAATACGTAGAGCGTACGGTAAAGGAGTTTCCTAAGAGCAAGCCTGCGCGGGGGGCCCTGGCGCTTATGGATGAGCATGAGAACGAGGAGGGGTATTAA
- a CDS encoding sodium:solute symporter codes for MNSGLVIGVIAGYFLFLILISLFTSRGADTKTFFTANRQSPWYLVAFGMIGASLSGVTFISVPGVVGTDSFGYFQVVLGYLVGYLVIGTVLMPLYYRLNLVSIYTYLQTRFGFWSYKTGAFYFILSRLVGASFRLFLVAIVLYEALFKYFASPGNEELTFALTVAITILLIWLYTFRGGIKTIVWTDSLQTLFMLLAVGFSIVIIGQELELSPGELFDTISESRYSKVFFWETEGKGQFFPLQFISGAFIAIVMTGLDQDMMQKNLTCRSLGDAQKNMFWFSVVLVFVNLMFLSLGALLFIYAEAKGIPIPDRTDLLYPTLALNHFTLSAGVLFLLGIIAAAYSSADSALTALTTSFCVDFLGFEEKGEALSEKKRRTTRLLVHITFSFLIFLVVIIFKIVNEDSVIKMVFTAAGYTYGPLLGLYAFGLFTRYIIRDKYVIAVCLISPLLAYETSVYMLKWFGVNLGFFVLVVNGLYTFLGLMLIRQKGARYTPSEHERVGRRAVSTR; via the coding sequence ATGAATTCAGGTTTGGTTATCGGCGTTATAGCCGGCTACTTCTTATTTCTTATCCTTATTTCTCTGTTTACCTCCCGAGGGGCAGATACCAAAACGTTTTTTACCGCTAACCGGCAGAGTCCCTGGTATCTCGTAGCATTCGGTATGATCGGCGCCTCCCTCTCCGGTGTTACCTTTATCTCCGTACCAGGTGTGGTGGGGACAGATTCATTCGGCTATTTTCAGGTAGTGCTCGGCTACCTTGTAGGCTACCTCGTCATAGGCACAGTGCTTATGCCACTCTACTACCGCCTCAACCTCGTCAGTATTTATACCTACCTGCAAACCCGCTTCGGATTCTGGTCCTATAAAACCGGAGCGTTTTATTTCATTCTCAGCAGACTGGTAGGTGCATCCTTCCGGCTTTTTCTGGTAGCCATCGTACTTTACGAAGCCCTGTTTAAATATTTTGCCAGTCCTGGTAACGAAGAGCTCACTTTTGCACTTACAGTAGCCATCACCATTCTGCTTATCTGGCTTTACACATTCCGGGGAGGCATTAAAACCATTGTGTGGACAGACAGCCTCCAAACCCTCTTTATGCTACTGGCCGTGGGGTTTAGTATTGTAATCATAGGGCAGGAGCTGGAGCTCAGTCCCGGCGAGTTATTCGATACCATCTCAGAAAGCCGGTATTCAAAGGTTTTCTTCTGGGAAACAGAAGGTAAGGGCCAGTTTTTCCCCCTGCAGTTTATTTCCGGTGCCTTCATAGCCATAGTCATGACAGGCCTTGACCAGGATATGATGCAGAAAAACCTTACCTGCCGCAGCCTTGGCGATGCCCAAAAGAATATGTTCTGGTTTAGCGTAGTGCTCGTTTTTGTCAACCTCATGTTCCTTTCACTGGGGGCTCTCCTGTTTATCTACGCCGAGGCAAAAGGCATTCCCATACCCGATCGTACCGACCTGCTATACCCCACGCTGGCACTCAATCATTTTACCCTCTCCGCAGGCGTGCTCTTTCTCCTTGGAATCATTGCAGCCGCCTACAGCAGTGCCGATTCCGCCCTTACTGCCCTCACCACCTCATTCTGTGTAGACTTCCTGGGGTTTGAGGAAAAAGGCGAGGCATTGTCAGAAAAGAAGCGCCGTACCACCAGGCTGCTCGTCCACATAACCTTCTCCTTTCTCATTTTTCTGGTAGTCATTATTTTCAAAATAGTAAATGAAGATAGTGTCATTAAGATGGTATTCACCGCCGCCGGATACACCTATGGCCCCCTTCTCGGGTTATATGCATTTGGCCTCTTTACCCGCTATATCATTCGGGATAAGTACGTCATAGCCGTGTGCCTTATTTCTCCCCTGCTGGCCTATGAGACCAGTGTGTACATGCTTAAGTGGTTTGGTGTAAATCTGGGCTTCTTTGTGCTCGTGGTCAACGGGCTTTATACCTTTCTGGGCCTGATGCTCATCCGGCAAAAAGGAGCACGATATACCCCTTCAGAGCATGAGAGAGTAGGCCGAAGGGCTGTTTCTACAAGATAG
- the dnaN gene encoding DNA polymerase III subunit beta, which produces MKFIVSSSALLKQISSINGVITTNPVVPILENFLFEIEDGKLKITASDLQTSMITELEVEAKESGSIAVPARILIDTLKNLPEQPVTFSIDEETYSIEISSDNGRYKLAGENATDFPKVPTISDGYTVDLNSEVLSSAINNTIFATSNDELRPAMTGVYINLSDTNTTFVATDGHRLIRYRRVDVASEGENSIIIPRKALNLLKSTLPSENAHVAMEFNASNAFFRFNNIQMICRLIDERFPDYENVIPADNENNMTIDRLELLSSLRRIAIYANKTTHQVRLKITGSELQISAEDLDFSNEANERLSCQHEGEDIEIGFNARFLIEMLNNLDGGRVTMKLSAPNRAGLIVPGEATDNEDILMLVMPVMLNNYV; this is translated from the coding sequence ATGAAATTTATAGTTTCTTCGTCCGCCTTATTAAAGCAGATCTCCAGTATCAATGGGGTAATCACCACTAATCCGGTAGTTCCCATACTTGAGAATTTCCTTTTTGAGATAGAGGATGGTAAGTTGAAAATCACTGCTTCCGATTTGCAGACTTCCATGATCACCGAGCTGGAAGTGGAGGCCAAAGAAAGTGGCAGTATTGCCGTTCCCGCCCGTATCCTGATAGATACCCTTAAGAACCTGCCTGAGCAGCCGGTTACCTTTAGCATTGACGAAGAGACATATAGCATAGAGATCAGCTCAGACAACGGACGGTACAAACTGGCAGGGGAGAATGCAACAGACTTCCCCAAGGTGCCTACCATCTCTGACGGTTACACAGTAGACCTCAATTCCGAGGTACTCAGCAGCGCAATCAATAATACCATTTTTGCGACAAGTAATGATGAGCTGCGCCCCGCCATGACCGGTGTGTACATTAACCTGAGCGATACAAATACCACATTTGTCGCCACAGATGGTCACCGCCTTATTCGTTACCGCCGCGTAGATGTTGCCAGTGAGGGAGAGAATAGCATCATCATTCCCCGCAAGGCGCTGAACCTGCTGAAAAGCACACTGCCAAGCGAAAACGCCCATGTAGCTATGGAGTTCAATGCCAGCAACGCCTTCTTCCGTTTCAATAATATACAGATGATCTGCCGTCTTATAGATGAGCGTTTCCCTGATTATGAGAACGTCATTCCCGCAGACAATGAGAACAATATGACCATTGATCGCCTGGAGCTTTTGAGCTCCCTGCGTCGTATTGCCATCTACGCCAATAAAACCACTCACCAGGTAAGATTAAAAATCACCGGCAGTGAATTACAAATCTCTGCTGAAGACCTCGACTTCTCTAACGAAGCCAACGAGCGCCTCAGCTGTCAGCACGAAGGCGAAGATATTGAGATCGGCTTCAACGCCCGCTTCCTTATAGAGATGCTGAATAACCTGGACGGAGGCAGAGTCACCATGAAGCTGTCTGCCCCTAATCGCGCCGGACTTATAGTGCCTGGTGAAGCCACCGATAACGAAGATATCCTTATGCTGGTAATGCCTGTTATGCTTAACAATTATGTATAA
- a CDS encoding GNAT family N-acetyltransferase translates to MTETRGSIRQMYKDGRYTLLQRHQIDDNYWDSCLDQCTYRLPYPYTWWLDIVSPGWCGLVQYSSEGYSAVFPLPVRRKFGKQLLRQPVFGHQLGLFAQGKAKPDKESLVRAIDLICHTFPYIDGLALHGTGRYELSGTTLIRHNYLIDLRQSYNQILNAYAGNRRREISAAAQAGIVVQKTNGPEKMVEVFRKYIEPGIYGIDGTEYPMFHALFKKWQQMKAVTVYESVLQDQWLAGAAILRWHNRLIYIFNASTPEGKRLDALSLLIDRVVAEHAGSNVPLWFDFEAPASQSVLDYYRRFGGRKETYHVIHQNNLPQILKTIQKARKWIVQSFRK, encoded by the coding sequence ATGACCGAGACGCGAGGATCCATTAGGCAAATGTACAAAGACGGACGATATACCCTACTGCAACGTCATCAGATAGACGATAATTATTGGGACAGTTGCCTTGATCAGTGCACATACAGGCTGCCATACCCATACACCTGGTGGCTTGATATTGTCAGCCCCGGCTGGTGCGGCCTCGTCCAATATAGCTCAGAAGGCTACTCAGCCGTATTTCCCCTCCCCGTACGCCGTAAGTTCGGAAAGCAACTTTTGCGCCAGCCAGTCTTCGGCCACCAGCTGGGCCTCTTCGCACAAGGCAAAGCAAAGCCCGATAAAGAAAGCCTGGTCCGGGCGATAGACCTTATTTGCCACACGTTCCCATATATCGATGGACTCGCCCTGCATGGTACAGGCCGATATGAACTATCCGGCACTACCCTCATAAGGCATAATTATCTCATAGACCTTCGCCAGTCCTATAATCAAATCCTGAATGCCTATGCAGGTAATCGCCGTAGAGAAATAAGCGCCGCGGCCCAGGCCGGAATTGTCGTACAGAAAACCAACGGTCCTGAAAAGATGGTGGAAGTATTTCGTAAATATATCGAGCCCGGCATTTACGGTATAGATGGCACCGAGTACCCTATGTTCCACGCGCTATTTAAAAAATGGCAACAGATGAAAGCTGTTACCGTGTATGAGTCAGTGCTTCAAGACCAGTGGTTAGCAGGTGCCGCCATACTCAGGTGGCACAACCGCCTTATCTATATTTTTAATGCCAGTACCCCGGAAGGCAAGCGGCTCGATGCCCTCAGCCTACTAATAGACCGTGTAGTAGCGGAGCATGCAGGCAGCAATGTGCCTTTGTGGTTTGATTTTGAGGCACCAGCGTCCCAGAGTGTACTCGACTACTACCGCCGCTTTGGTGGCCGGAAGGAAACCTACCACGTTATTCACCAAAACAACCTGCCGCAAATCTTAAAGACCATTCAAAAGGCCAGAAAATGGATCGTCCAGTCCTTTAGAAAATAA
- a CDS encoding YigZ family protein, translating into MELEQDTYLSIEGQSEGFYKEKGSKFLAYAFPVTSEEEIKEAQEVLRKKHYDARHHCYAWALGRDGTHYRANDDGEPNHSAGDPILGQIRSFNLSDVLVIVVRYFGGTKLGVGGLISAYKTAAAEALSAARVVPVTVMHTYQVSFTYPDMNEVMRAVKDFDAEVVSQDFGMECRMVLRVRETRSEAFADQFTLSDTIKTKRKDPVEEI; encoded by the coding sequence TTGGAACTGGAACAGGACACATATCTAAGTATTGAAGGGCAGTCCGAAGGGTTTTACAAGGAAAAAGGCAGTAAGTTTTTAGCCTACGCCTTTCCTGTAACCTCTGAAGAAGAGATAAAAGAAGCCCAGGAAGTCCTGCGAAAAAAGCATTACGATGCCCGCCATCATTGCTACGCCTGGGCACTTGGCCGCGATGGCACCCACTACCGCGCCAATGATGACGGAGAACCTAACCATTCCGCCGGTGACCCCATACTCGGGCAGATCAGGAGCTTTAACCTCTCCGATGTGCTCGTAATAGTAGTAAGATACTTCGGGGGTACTAAGCTCGGCGTAGGAGGGCTGATCTCCGCCTATAAGACAGCCGCCGCCGAAGCACTCTCCGCCGCCAGGGTAGTCCCCGTAACCGTCATGCATACATACCAAGTATCCTTTACCTACCCGGATATGAACGAGGTGATGCGGGCAGTGAAAGATTTCGATGCAGAAGTAGTGAGCCAGGATTTCGGTATGGAATGCCGCATGGTGCTGCGCGTAAGAGAGACCCGGTCAGAGGCTTTCGCTGATCAGTTTACCCTTTCAGATACAATAAAAACCAAGCGAAAAGACCCTGTGGAGGAGATTTAA
- a CDS encoding mechanosensitive ion channel family protein, producing MIDEVLTAGLIPVIRQNGQGEAEQFTFNLSRGYDLILEKLEGWAEGLVSMLPNFILAALILVVFWVIARLVKKGLHSLLIKLTHNHVITNLFSTIGYIGVLLVGVFVALGVLDLQKTVTSLLAGAGIIGLALGFAFQDIAANFISGIILSFKQPFGEGDVVLLDGHMGIVKNVSLRTTQMDTFQGQRVLVPNKIVFQNTIINYSRTGRRRIDLPIGVSYGDDLSKVEDVALNAIRNSELIEQDSDVQVSFKEFGSSSINFDLLVWIDYRRQPDFLKARSEVVKLIKKAFDDNNITIPWPIRTLDFNIKGGEKLSDMAINLKNATNGTGESKISDTES from the coding sequence ATGATAGACGAGGTGCTTACGGCAGGGTTGATTCCTGTAATAAGACAAAACGGCCAAGGTGAAGCAGAGCAGTTTACCTTTAACCTAAGTAGAGGATATGATCTGATTCTGGAAAAACTGGAGGGATGGGCAGAGGGGCTTGTTTCTATGCTACCGAACTTCATTCTGGCTGCCTTAATCCTGGTAGTCTTTTGGGTGATTGCGCGGCTTGTCAAAAAGGGCCTTCATAGCCTTCTGATAAAACTCACCCACAATCATGTAATCACCAATCTGTTCTCCACTATCGGCTATATTGGTGTTCTGTTGGTTGGGGTATTTGTGGCGCTGGGGGTGCTGGACCTGCAAAAAACTGTCACCAGCTTACTTGCCGGCGCAGGTATCATAGGCCTGGCCCTGGGTTTTGCGTTTCAGGATATTGCGGCAAATTTTATTTCCGGTATTATTCTAAGTTTTAAGCAACCTTTTGGTGAAGGCGACGTCGTACTGTTAGACGGGCATATGGGTATCGTGAAGAATGTATCTTTAAGGACTACGCAAATGGATACGTTTCAGGGCCAGCGTGTACTGGTTCCAAATAAGATCGTGTTTCAGAATACTATTATAAACTACTCCCGAACGGGGCGTAGACGGATAGATTTACCCATAGGGGTTAGCTATGGTGATGACCTGAGCAAGGTGGAGGATGTAGCATTAAATGCTATAAGAAATTCGGAACTTATCGAACAAGATAGCGATGTTCAGGTTAGTTTTAAGGAATTCGGTTCCAGCAGTATAAACTTTGATCTGCTGGTTTGGATTGACTACAGACGACAGCCTGATTTTCTGAAGGCAAGAAGTGAAGTAGTCAAGTTAATTAAGAAAGCATTTGACGACAATAATATTACGATTCCATGGCCTATCCGTACTCTTGACTTTAATATCAAGGGTGGTGAAAAGCTTTCGGACATGGCGATAAATTTAAAGAATGCCACGAACGGAACAGGGGAATCAAAGATTTCAGACACAGAAAGCTGA
- a CDS encoding glycosyltransferase, with translation MDPRVSVICLCYNHANFVEEALLSVISQTYENIEIIVVDDASTDGSREVIKNVARRHPWLQLHLLESNKGNCGAFNTGFRASTGDYIIDFATDDRMLPGHVDRLVGHFKKLPRNMGVLYTDACYINREGQITRAFYRRDKEGNITHPVIAEGNVFKEVVRRYFICTPTMMIRREVLERLGGYDESLAFEDFDFWVRSARDWGYRFLDYRGIHVRRTSGSMSRQQYRPGDRQLATTCKVLDKAWGLSENEEEREAVRSRIRYEYMLAVMTDNTYEAAQLMELLETTDGLGLRQRLLRLVSLVPVQKAWIRRSYQKVSHTIRMLK, from the coding sequence ATGGATCCTCGCGTCTCGGTCATATGCCTGTGTTATAACCACGCCAATTTTGTGGAAGAGGCATTGCTGTCGGTGATCTCACAAACATATGAAAATATAGAGATCATTGTAGTGGACGATGCCAGCACGGATGGCAGCAGAGAGGTGATAAAGAATGTGGCGCGCCGTCATCCCTGGCTTCAGCTACATTTGCTTGAAAGCAACAAGGGCAACTGTGGTGCGTTCAATACGGGCTTCAGGGCTTCGACTGGTGATTATATCATTGACTTTGCAACAGATGACCGTATGCTCCCGGGGCATGTGGACAGGCTGGTAGGCCATTTTAAAAAGCTCCCCCGAAATATGGGGGTGCTGTATACGGATGCCTGCTACATAAACAGGGAAGGGCAAATTACGCGGGCCTTTTACCGCCGGGACAAAGAGGGAAATATTACCCATCCGGTTATTGCTGAGGGGAATGTTTTTAAAGAGGTGGTCCGCCGGTATTTTATCTGCACACCGACGATGATGATTCGCAGGGAAGTACTGGAAAGGCTTGGGGGGTATGATGAATCGCTCGCCTTTGAGGATTTTGACTTTTGGGTGAGGTCTGCCCGCGACTGGGGGTACCGCTTTCTAGACTACCGGGGGATACATGTCCGCCGTACGTCAGGCAGCATGAGCCGGCAGCAATACAGACCGGGGGACCGGCAATTGGCTACTACCTGTAAGGTGCTTGATAAGGCCTGGGGGCTTTCAGAAAATGAGGAAGAGCGGGAGGCGGTAAGGAGTCGTATACGGTATGAATACATGCTGGCAGTAATGACTGACAATACGTATGAGGCTGCCCAACTGATGGAACTGCTTGAGACGACGGACGGACTGGGACTGAGGCAAAGGCTTTTGCGGCTGGTATCTCTGGTACCGGTACAAAAGGCCTGGATACGCCGTTCTTACCAAAAGGTATCACACACAATCAGAATGCTGAAGTAA
- a CDS encoding GNAT family N-acetyltransferase: MAGLIRPLSGFETFTLRLYEDAENAPESPGGVLFQSMAFISHKGYDEVRIFDLTDESGMIRLRLSFAMAHGKWISLPGAPFSGPSWEEPLPVEGVLVAFLQACLAELSDGVGTLIHLMPEGYYLPGYERFRGACLAAGFEEETDSLNHHLALDKRCREDMHSMQRRRLRRATQAGLQFEKRNREFLEEALTLIADWRAKKRHSMSMTHRELASAFHDFPDHYHLFTVQKEERVLSILIAVTVSKDILYYFLPANNPEAGTLSPSVFLIEELSRWACGQGYWVLDLGTSMLPDDTVNEPLAVFKKRMGGIPSVRKTFHT; encoded by the coding sequence ATGGCAGGGCTAATCCGACCACTATCTGGCTTCGAAACATTCACCTTAAGGCTGTATGAGGATGCTGAGAATGCCCCTGAGTCTCCGGGAGGGGTATTATTTCAGAGCATGGCCTTTATAAGTCATAAGGGCTATGATGAGGTGCGTATTTTTGACCTGACGGATGAATCGGGCATGATCCGTCTACGCCTTAGCTTTGCTATGGCGCACGGCAAATGGATAAGCCTGCCGGGGGCTCCTTTCAGCGGACCTTCCTGGGAGGAGCCTCTGCCTGTTGAGGGGGTGTTGGTGGCGTTCCTGCAGGCATGCCTCGCGGAGCTATCCGATGGGGTAGGAACGTTGATACACCTGATGCCCGAAGGGTATTATCTGCCAGGCTATGAACGCTTTCGCGGTGCCTGCCTGGCGGCTGGGTTTGAAGAAGAAACGGATAGCCTGAACCATCATCTGGCATTAGATAAGCGCTGCCGTGAAGATATGCACAGCATGCAGCGACGGAGGTTACGCCGGGCTACACAGGCAGGTCTGCAATTTGAAAAAAGGAACCGGGAATTTTTAGAAGAGGCCTTAACTCTGATTGCGGACTGGAGGGCAAAAAAGAGGCACAGTATGTCTATGACTCACCGGGAGCTGGCATCTGCATTTCATGATTTCCCAGACCATTACCATCTGTTCACTGTGCAAAAAGAGGAGAGGGTTCTGTCGATACTTATTGCTGTTACTGTCTCCAAAGACATCCTGTACTACTTCCTGCCTGCAAATAACCCTGAGGCAGGCACGCTGAGCCCATCGGTGTTTCTGATAGAGGAACTAAGCAGGTGGGCGTGTGGGCAGGGCTATTGGGTGCTTGACCTGGGTACAAGCATGTTGCCCGACGACACGGTAAATGAGCCACTTGCCGTATTTAAAAAAAGAATGGGGGGTATTCCATCAGTCCGCAAAACTTTCCACACGTAA